One genomic region from Cucumis melo cultivar AY chromosome 9, USDA_Cmelo_AY_1.0, whole genome shotgun sequence encodes:
- the LOC103498165 gene encoding uncharacterized protein LOC103498165 isoform X1: MVKPNKTALLTFAERCKNILASNWIATLNTIKADANGSKENIHTSKVKYMIRKGRPYIWVPEKDFHNVNTIIDERSSLAVASPFPGPLASLFKSLEKLPPRVALVGDMTRLKSEKAQDAVERLKAAILFEQKAIEDFGSLVSNILKSSKLKCTSRSQHLKEILNGNEEHVLYKFDVRSSMYIDSKGGMYEVEAEHFTTSKADSLTPFSAVLIDGINQNATRRRALMLFCLVYFNANAKDAYIVSVDRKGFELLGKVPILGLNVEFGQYEWKDFRFTLKNEAKDIGDFCQQLLEMEEEVVKRITSYSGLG, encoded by the exons ATGGTGAAGCCTAATAAAACCGCTCTCCTAACCTTTGCAGAGAGGTGCAAG AATATTCTTGCTTCCAATTGGATTGCCACTCTCAATACGATCAAAGCCGATGCTAATGGAAG CAAAGAGAATATTCACACTTCAAAAGTTAAGTACATGATCAGGAAAGGAAGGCCATATATTTGGGTTCCTGAGAAAGATTTTCACAACGTG AACACAATAATTGATGAGCGTAGCTCACTTGCTGTGGCCAGTCCTTTCCCAGGTCCTCTAGCTTCCTTGTTCAAATCTCTGGAAAAG TTACCACCAAGGGTTGCTCTTGTCGGGGACATGACACGTCTTAAGAGTGAAAAG GCTCAGGATGCTGTTGAAAGGCTTAAAGCAGCCATACTGTTTGAACAAAAAGCCATTGAAGACTTTGGTAGCTTAGTCTCCAATATCTTGAAATCCTCCAAGCTTAAATGTACATCACGCAGCCAACACCTCAAGGAAATCTTAAATGGGAATGAAGAACATGTGTTGTATAAGTTTGATGTGAG ATCAAGTATGTACATCGATAGTAAAGGTGGAATGTACGAGGTCGAAGCAGAGCACTTCACCACATCAAAAGCAGATTCATTGA CACCTTTCTCGGCAGTGCTTATTGATGGAATAAACCAAAACGCCACAAGACGTAGAGCTCTGATGTTATTCTGCCTTGTTTACTTCAATGCAAATGCAAAG GATGCATATATAGTATCAGTGGATCGCAAGGGGTTTGAGTTGCTGGGGAAAGTTCCAATCTTGGGTTTGAATGTTGAGTTTGGTCAGTATGAGTGGAAAGATTTCAGATTTACATTGAAGAATGAAGCAAAAGATATTGGGGACTTTTGCCAACAATTACTGGAAATGGAAGAGGAAGTTGTGAAGAGAATTACTAGTTATAGTGGTCTTGGGTGA
- the LOC107991630 gene encoding uncharacterized protein LOC107991630 — MSDHSGVISTTATATTATTASCRCRCRSCCCRVAAAPTAAAPTAAAPTTAAPTTAAPTTVAPTTAATTTAATTTAATTTAATTTATTTTATTTTTTTTTTTTTPTTYYYYSYYLLPTTTPTTTTATTTTATTTATTTTATTTAATITATTLIFSSSPFASVSCRQVIALEFLNFLLSLVGIRLSTTWIGSLGFFENQDFS, encoded by the exons ATGAGTGACCAT aGTGGTGTTATTTCTACTACTGCTACTGCTACTACTGCTACTACTGCTAGCTGCCGCTGCCGCTGCCGCTCCTGCTGCTGCCGCGTTGCTGCTGCTCCCACTGCTGCTGCTCCCACTGCTGCTGCTCCCACTACTGCTGCTCCCACTACTGCTGCTCCCACTACTGTTGCTCCCACTACTGCTGCTACCACTACTGCTGCTACCACTACTGCTGCTACCACTACTGCTGCTACCACTACTGCTACTACCACTACTGCTACTACCACTACTACTACCaccactactactactactactcctACTACCTACTACTACTACTCCTACTACCTACTACCTACGACTACGCCTACTACGACTACTGCTACTACGACTACTGCTACTACCACTGCTACTACCACTACTGCTACTACTACTGCTGCTACTATTACTGCTACTACTCTCATCTTCTCATCTTCTCCTTTTGCTTCAGTTTC GTGTCGTCAGGTTATAGCACTTGAATTCCTTAACTTTCTATTAAGTCTGGTTGGAATTCGACTTTCAACTACTTGG ATTGGATCTTTGGGCTTTTTTGAGAACCAGGATTTTAGctaa
- the LOC103498165 gene encoding uncharacterized protein LOC103498165 isoform X2, with protein MIRKGRPYIWVPEKDFHNVNTIIDERSSLAVASPFPGPLASLFKSLEKLPPRVALVGDMTRLKSEKAQDAVERLKAAILFEQKAIEDFGSLVSNILKSSKLKCTSRSQHLKEILNGNEEHVLYKFDVRSSMYIDSKGGMYEVEAEHFTTSKADSLTPFSAVLIDGINQNATRRRALMLFCLVYFNANAKDAYIVSVDRKGFELLGKVPILGLNVEFGQYEWKDFRFTLKNEAKDIGDFCQQLLEMEEEVVKRITSYSGLG; from the exons ATGATCAGGAAAGGAAGGCCATATATTTGGGTTCCTGAGAAAGATTTTCACAACGTG AACACAATAATTGATGAGCGTAGCTCACTTGCTGTGGCCAGTCCTTTCCCAGGTCCTCTAGCTTCCTTGTTCAAATCTCTGGAAAAG TTACCACCAAGGGTTGCTCTTGTCGGGGACATGACACGTCTTAAGAGTGAAAAG GCTCAGGATGCTGTTGAAAGGCTTAAAGCAGCCATACTGTTTGAACAAAAAGCCATTGAAGACTTTGGTAGCTTAGTCTCCAATATCTTGAAATCCTCCAAGCTTAAATGTACATCACGCAGCCAACACCTCAAGGAAATCTTAAATGGGAATGAAGAACATGTGTTGTATAAGTTTGATGTGAG ATCAAGTATGTACATCGATAGTAAAGGTGGAATGTACGAGGTCGAAGCAGAGCACTTCACCACATCAAAAGCAGATTCATTGA CACCTTTCTCGGCAGTGCTTATTGATGGAATAAACCAAAACGCCACAAGACGTAGAGCTCTGATGTTATTCTGCCTTGTTTACTTCAATGCAAATGCAAAG GATGCATATATAGTATCAGTGGATCGCAAGGGGTTTGAGTTGCTGGGGAAAGTTCCAATCTTGGGTTTGAATGTTGAGTTTGGTCAGTATGAGTGGAAAGATTTCAGATTTACATTGAAGAATGAAGCAAAAGATATTGGGGACTTTTGCCAACAATTACTGGAAATGGAAGAGGAAGTTGTGAAGAGAATTACTAGTTATAGTGGTCTTGGGTGA